Proteins from a genomic interval of Mesobacillus sp. S13:
- the dnaN gene encoding DNA polymerase III subunit beta, giving the protein MRFIIQRDSLLQSVQDVMKAVTSRTTIPILTGIKIVANEEGVTLTGSDSDISIESFIPKEEAGDEIVEIKQPGSIVLQARFFSEIVKKLPTDSVEIEVHNNLQTVIRSGRSEFNLNGLDAEEYPHLPQISEEHVFKIPTDLLKGLIRQTVFSVSTSETRPILTGVNWKVENNELICIATDSHRLALRKAKLEAENTGSYNVVIPGKSLTELSKILDDSSESVDIVITENQVLFKAKHLLFFSRLLEGNYPDTGRLIPTESKTDVVVNTKEFLHAIDRASLLAREGRNNVVKFSTIEGGAIEVSSNTPEIGTVVEEIQSQSIDGEDLKISFSAKYMMDALKALEGTEIQISFTGAMRPFVIRPLHDDSILQLILPVRTY; this is encoded by the coding sequence ATGAGATTTATTATCCAGCGTGATTCATTGCTTCAAAGCGTTCAGGACGTAATGAAGGCAGTGACAAGCAGAACAACAATTCCTATTTTGACAGGTATTAAGATTGTTGCGAATGAAGAGGGAGTAACTCTTACAGGCAGCGATTCTGATATCTCCATCGAATCTTTCATTCCTAAAGAAGAAGCTGGGGATGAAATCGTTGAAATCAAACAGCCAGGTTCCATTGTTTTGCAGGCGCGTTTCTTTAGTGAAATCGTTAAAAAGCTTCCTACAGACTCAGTAGAAATCGAAGTCCATAACAATCTGCAAACGGTTATCCGTTCTGGTAGATCAGAATTCAACCTGAATGGCCTGGATGCTGAAGAATATCCGCATCTTCCGCAAATTTCAGAAGAACATGTATTCAAAATTCCTACAGACCTATTAAAAGGCCTTATTCGCCAGACTGTCTTTTCAGTGTCCACCTCAGAAACACGCCCCATCTTGACAGGTGTAAACTGGAAGGTCGAAAACAATGAGTTAATCTGTATTGCAACAGATAGCCACAGACTTGCGTTGAGGAAAGCGAAGCTCGAAGCAGAGAACACTGGCAGCTACAATGTAGTCATCCCTGGTAAAAGTTTGACAGAATTGAGCAAAATTCTTGATGACAGTTCAGAATCAGTGGATATCGTCATTACCGAAAACCAGGTATTGTTTAAAGCAAAGCATTTACTGTTTTTCTCAAGACTGTTGGAAGGAAATTATCCTGACACAGGCCGTTTGATTCCGACTGAGAGCAAAACAGATGTAGTCGTAAACACGAAGGAATTCCTTCATGCGATCGATCGTGCATCCCTGCTTGCCAGAGAAGGAAGAAACAACGTCGTTAAGTTCTCCACAATCGAAGGCGGCGCAATCGAGGTTTCATCCAACACACCGGAAATCGGGACAGTTGTCGAAGAAATCCAAAGCCAATCCATCGATGGCGAGGACCTGAAAATTTCATTCAGCGCGAAGTATATGATGGATGCCCTAAAAGCACTGGAAGGGACAGAAATCCAAATCAGCTTTACAGGCGCAATGAGACCATTCGTCATTAGACCGCTCCACGACGATTCCATCCTGCAGCTAATCCTGCCGGTTAGGACGTACTAA
- the remB gene encoding extracellular matrix regulator RemB, whose product MYLHVGEEVLVRTKDIIAILDIESASSSPFMEEFITRQDQEIIHLAKGTVKSIVVTGNHIYYSPLASGTLKKRSQKLSVQEF is encoded by the coding sequence ATGTATTTGCATGTTGGTGAAGAAGTCCTAGTGAGGACAAAAGATATTATTGCGATATTAGACATTGAAAGCGCCAGTTCTTCCCCATTCATGGAGGAATTCATAACGCGCCAAGATCAGGAGATTATCCATTTGGCCAAAGGAACAGTCAAGTCAATCGTGGTAACAGGAAATCATATTTACTATTCCCCATTAGCATCAGGAACATTAAAGAAACGCTCCCAAAAACTATCCGTTCAGGAATTTTAA
- the dnaA gene encoding chromosomal replication initiator protein DnaA — MENIADLWNNALAKIEKKISKPSFDTWLKSTKAHTLQGDVLTITAPNEFARDWLEERYSQLISGILYEITGEELSVKFIIPQNQNEEDLDIPLPPKRVKKEDDIPDLPVSMLNPKYTFDTFVIGSGNRFAHAASLAVAEAPAKAYNPLFIYGGVGLGKTHLMHAIGHYVQDHNPNAKVVYLSSEKFTNEFINSIRDNKAGDFRNKYRNVDVLLIDDIQFLAGKEQTQEEFFHTFNTLHEESKQIVISSDRPPKEIPTLEDRLRSRFEWGLITDITPPDLETRIAILRKKAKAEGLDIPNEVMLYIANQIDSNIRELEGALIRVVAYSSLINKDINADLAAEALKDIIPSSKPKVITILDIQRVVGQHFNVKLEDFKAKKRTKSVAFPRQIAMYLSRELTDFSLPKIGEEFGGRDHTTVIHAHEKISKMISVDASLQKQLKDINEQLRV; from the coding sequence TTGGAGAACATTGCAGATCTCTGGAACAACGCTCTCGCTAAAATCGAGAAAAAGATCAGCAAGCCAAGTTTCGACACATGGCTCAAATCAACGAAGGCACACACCTTGCAGGGTGATGTCCTTACGATTACAGCCCCGAATGAGTTTGCCCGTGACTGGCTGGAGGAACGTTATTCCCAGTTAATCAGCGGTATTTTGTATGAGATCACTGGTGAAGAACTTTCTGTAAAATTCATCATTCCCCAAAACCAGAACGAAGAAGATCTCGACATTCCATTGCCGCCTAAGCGAGTAAAGAAGGAAGACGATATTCCGGATTTGCCTGTCAGCATGCTGAATCCAAAATACACATTCGATACTTTTGTCATTGGTTCAGGCAACCGTTTCGCCCATGCTGCATCGCTCGCAGTAGCCGAAGCGCCAGCAAAAGCCTATAACCCGTTATTCATATACGGGGGCGTAGGTCTTGGTAAAACCCACTTGATGCATGCAATCGGTCACTATGTCCAGGATCATAATCCGAATGCGAAAGTGGTTTATTTGTCATCTGAAAAATTCACGAATGAGTTCATCAATTCGATCAGGGATAATAAAGCGGGCGATTTCCGCAATAAATACCGCAATGTCGATGTTCTGCTCATTGATGATATTCAATTTTTGGCTGGAAAAGAACAAACTCAGGAAGAATTCTTTCATACTTTCAATACCTTGCATGAGGAAAGCAAGCAGATTGTCATCTCCAGTGACCGTCCGCCAAAAGAGATACCTACGCTTGAAGACAGGTTAAGATCTCGCTTTGAATGGGGATTGATCACGGATATCACTCCACCAGATCTCGAGACGAGGATTGCGATTCTTCGTAAAAAGGCGAAAGCAGAAGGCCTTGATATTCCGAATGAGGTTATGCTTTATATTGCGAATCAAATCGACTCCAACATCCGTGAATTGGAAGGAGCTTTGATTCGTGTCGTCGCTTATTCTTCACTGATCAATAAGGATATCAATGCGGACCTGGCAGCTGAGGCACTAAAGGATATTATTCCTAGCTCCAAGCCGAAGGTAATTACCATTCTCGACATCCAAAGGGTTGTCGGACAGCATTTCAATGTAAAGCTGGAGGATTTTAAAGCGAAGAAACGGACTAAATCCGTCGCCTTCCCTAGGCAAATCGCTATGTACTTGTCCAGAGAGCTGACTGATTTCTCTCTTCCTAAAATCGGCGAGGAATTCGGAGGCCGTGACCATACAACGGTCATCCATGCACATGAAAAAATATCTAAGATGATTTCCGTTGACGCAAGTCTGCAAAAGCAGCTGAAAGATATAAATGAACAATTAAGGGTTTAG
- the gyrA gene encoding DNA gyrase subunit A: MAETPNPRVKEINISQEMRSSFLDYAMSVIVARALPDVRDGLKPVHRRILYAMHDLGMHSDKAYKKSARIVGEVIGKYHPHGDSAVYDTMVRMAQDFNYRYMLVDGHGNFGSVDGDAAAAMRYTEARMSKISMELLRDINKDTIDYQDNYDGSEREPIVMPSRFPNLLVNGTSGIAVGMATNIPPHQLGEVIDGVLAISKDPDMTIMELMEIITGPDFPTAGLILGRSGIRKAYETGRGSITLRAKVEIEQKSNGKEVIIVRELPYQVNKAKLIEKIAELVRDKKLDGITDLRDESDRKGMRIVIEVRKDANANVLLNNLYKQTALQTSFGINLLALVDGQPKVLNLKQCLTYYLDHQVVVIRRRTEFELKKAEARAHILEGLRIALDNLDAVISLIRSSRTTDIAREGLMTQFKLSEKQAQAILDMRLQRLTGLEREKIEEEFQNLMQLIAELKAILADNEKVLEIIREELTEIKERFNDERRTEIVSGGLEMIEDEDLIPRENIVITLTHNGYVKRLPVSTYRAQRRGGRGIQGMGTNEDDFVEHLITTSTHDTILFFTNKGKVYRSKGYEIPEFSRTAKGIPIINLLEIEKGEWVNAIIPVSEFVDDWSLFFTTKEGISKRSPLSSFANIRNNGLIALNLREGDELISVRLTDGSKEMIIGTKNGLLIRFPETDVRSMGRTATGVKGITLSDDDEVVGMEVLEESAEILVVTKNGYGKRTPSEEYRRQGRGGKGIKTCNITDKNGDLVTMKVVTGEEDLMLITTGGVLIRIPVSSISMTGRNTQGVKLISLNKAENEYVATVAKVDKEEEKPEDFELDENAEATVDSEEAISGNAEAPVDPEEIGSEDVAPAEEDEE, from the coding sequence ATGGCTGAAACACCAAATCCACGTGTAAAAGAGATTAATATTAGCCAGGAAATGCGTTCATCCTTCCTGGATTACGCCATGAGTGTTATCGTGGCACGTGCGTTACCGGATGTCCGTGACGGCTTGAAGCCGGTACATAGAAGGATCCTATACGCGATGCATGACCTTGGCATGCATTCAGACAAGGCCTATAAAAAATCGGCGAGGATCGTCGGTGAAGTTATCGGTAAGTATCACCCGCACGGTGACTCTGCTGTTTACGACACAATGGTTCGTATGGCACAGGATTTTAACTACCGCTATATGCTTGTTGATGGACATGGAAACTTCGGTTCTGTCGATGGCGACGCTGCAGCTGCCATGCGTTATACAGAAGCACGTATGTCGAAAATTTCGATGGAGCTTCTGCGTGACATCAATAAAGATACAATTGACTATCAGGATAACTATGACGGTTCTGAAAGAGAACCGATTGTCATGCCTTCAAGGTTTCCAAACCTACTTGTCAACGGTACTTCCGGTATCGCGGTCGGTATGGCGACGAATATTCCTCCCCACCAGCTTGGCGAGGTTATAGATGGCGTATTAGCTATCAGTAAGGACCCAGACATGACCATCATGGAATTGATGGAAATCATCACAGGACCTGACTTCCCTACTGCTGGATTGATCTTGGGCCGCAGCGGCATTCGCAAAGCTTATGAGACTGGCCGCGGGTCGATTACCTTGCGAGCGAAGGTAGAAATTGAACAGAAATCAAATGGCAAGGAAGTCATTATCGTCAGGGAACTTCCTTACCAAGTGAATAAGGCTAAGCTCATCGAGAAAATCGCTGAATTGGTCCGCGACAAGAAGCTTGATGGCATCACTGACCTGCGGGATGAATCTGACCGTAAGGGTATGAGGATCGTCATTGAAGTTCGCAAGGATGCAAATGCAAATGTCCTTTTAAATAATTTATATAAGCAAACGGCATTGCAGACAAGCTTCGGTATCAACCTTCTGGCATTAGTCGATGGCCAGCCGAAGGTCCTTAACCTCAAACAATGTCTAACCTACTACCTTGACCATCAGGTAGTCGTCATTAGACGCCGTACAGAGTTTGAGCTTAAGAAGGCAGAAGCTCGTGCCCATATTCTCGAAGGACTGCGAATTGCTCTTGATAACCTTGATGCCGTCATCAGCCTGATCAGAAGCTCACGTACAACGGATATCGCACGAGAAGGATTGATGACACAATTCAAGCTATCTGAAAAGCAAGCACAGGCTATCCTTGATATGCGTCTGCAGAGGCTTACAGGCTTGGAGCGCGAAAAGATCGAAGAGGAATTCCAAAACCTTATGCAGCTGATCGCAGAATTAAAAGCGATTCTTGCTGATAATGAAAAAGTTCTGGAAATCATTCGTGAAGAGCTAACTGAAATCAAAGAACGTTTTAACGATGAGCGCCGTACTGAAATCGTTTCAGGTGGTTTGGAAATGATTGAGGATGAAGACTTGATTCCTCGTGAAAACATCGTTATCACCCTGACACACAACGGCTACGTTAAACGCCTGCCTGTATCTACATACAGAGCACAGCGTCGCGGCGGCCGTGGCATACAGGGTATGGGAACGAATGAAGATGATTTCGTTGAACATTTGATCACCACTTCAACGCACGATACCATCCTGTTCTTCACAAACAAAGGGAAGGTATATCGTTCGAAGGGTTACGAAATCCCTGAATTCAGCCGTACCGCGAAGGGAATTCCAATCATCAATCTATTGGAAATCGAAAAGGGCGAATGGGTCAACGCCATTATTCCTGTATCGGAATTTGTGGATGACTGGTCCCTCTTCTTCACAACGAAAGAAGGGATTTCAAAACGTTCACCACTTTCTTCATTTGCGAATATCCGCAACAATGGACTGATTGCCTTGAACCTGCGTGAAGGAGATGAGTTGATCTCTGTCCGCCTGACAGACGGCAGCAAAGAAATGATCATCGGCACGAAGAATGGCTTATTGATCCGTTTCCCTGAAACCGATGTCCGCTCTATGGGCCGTACTGCCACTGGAGTAAAGGGAATCACGCTTTCTGATGACGATGAAGTTGTCGGAATGGAAGTTCTTGAAGAAAGTGCCGAAATTCTTGTTGTTACGAAGAACGGGTACGGCAAAAGAACACCTTCCGAAGAATACAGAAGACAAGGACGCGGCGGTAAAGGAATCAAGACATGTAACATCACCGATAAAAACGGCGACCTTGTGACGATGAAAGTTGTCACTGGTGAAGAAGACCTCATGCTGATTACTACAGGCGGTGTTTTGATCCGTATTCCTGTAAGCTCTATCTCCATGACAGGACGTAACACGCAAGGGGTAAAATTAATCAGCCTTAACAAAGCAGAAAATGAATATGTTGCGACAGTGGCTAAGGTCGATAAAGAAGAAGAAAAGCCAGAAGACTTCGAACTGGATGAGAATGCAGAGGCTACAGTTGATTCTGAAGAAGCAATTAGTGGGAATGCAGAAGCACCAGTTGATCCTGAAGAAATAGGCAGTGAAGATGTAGCGCCAGCTGAAGAGGATGAAGAATAA
- the yaaA gene encoding S4 domain-containing protein YaaA, with protein sequence MNEEIKIDTEYITLGQFLKLADVIQSGGMAKWFLSEHDVFINGEQDQRRGRKLRSGDQVSIPGFGEFSITQ encoded by the coding sequence GTGAATGAGGAAATAAAAATTGATACGGAATATATCACGCTTGGCCAATTCCTGAAACTTGCCGATGTAATTCAATCAGGCGGAATGGCGAAGTGGTTTTTAAGTGAACATGATGTTTTTATCAATGGTGAACAAGACCAGCGAAGAGGAAGGAAGCTTCGTTCCGGAGATCAGGTATCAATTCCTGGTTTTGGCGAGTTCAGCATAACGCAATAA
- the gyrB gene encoding DNA topoisomerase (ATP-hydrolyzing) subunit B has product MQGQAYDENQIQVLEGLEAVRKRPGMYIGSTSGKGLHHLVWEIVDNSIDEALAGYCDEINVIIEEDNSITVQDNGRGIPVGIHEKMGRPAVEVIMTVLHAGGKFGGGGYKVSGGLHGVGASVVNALSTYLEVFVHRDGKVHYQKFERGAVGDPLKVIGETDRTGTTVHFKPDGEIFTETLEYDYDTLANRLRELAFLNRAIKITIEDKRGEGKKNEYYYEGGIKSYVEHLNRTREVLHEEPIYIEGEKEGITIEVALQYNDSYTGNIYSFANNIHTYEGGTHEFGFKTALTRVINDYARKHGIFKESDSNLSGDDVREGLTAIVSIKHPDPQFEGQTKTKLGNSEVRTVTDTLFSDHFEKFMLENPNVARKIVDKGLMAARARLAAKKARELTRRKSALEISSLPGKLADCSSKDPAISEIYVVEGDSAGGSAKQGRDRHFQAILPLRGKILNVEKSRLDKILSNNEVRAIITAIGTGIGEDFDLAKARYQKIVIMTDADVDGAHIRTLLLTFFYRYMRKILEAGYIYIAQPPLYKIQQGKKIEYAYNDKQLEQILAELPQQPKPGIQRYKGLGEMNPEQLWETTMNPETRTLLQVSLEDAIESDETFEILMGDKVEPRRNFIEENAQYVKNLDI; this is encoded by the coding sequence ATGCAAGGACAAGCGTATGATGAAAATCAGATACAAGTTCTTGAGGGCCTGGAGGCTGTACGCAAACGTCCAGGGATGTATATCGGATCAACGAGTGGAAAAGGCTTGCACCATCTTGTATGGGAAATCGTTGATAATAGTATAGATGAAGCACTTGCCGGCTACTGTGACGAAATTAATGTCATTATCGAAGAAGACAACAGTATCACTGTTCAGGATAATGGCCGCGGAATCCCGGTTGGTATCCATGAAAAGATGGGAAGGCCAGCGGTTGAGGTCATCATGACAGTACTTCATGCAGGCGGAAAGTTTGGCGGCGGAGGCTATAAGGTTTCCGGAGGTCTGCATGGGGTTGGTGCATCTGTTGTTAATGCCCTGTCAACGTATCTTGAAGTATTCGTCCACCGTGATGGGAAAGTCCATTACCAAAAATTCGAACGTGGCGCTGTCGGAGATCCGTTAAAAGTGATTGGTGAAACCGACCGGACGGGAACGACTGTCCACTTTAAGCCTGACGGAGAAATTTTCACCGAGACATTGGAATATGATTACGATACACTCGCAAATCGCCTTCGTGAGCTTGCCTTCCTGAACAGAGCAATCAAGATCACGATCGAAGATAAGCGTGGAGAAGGAAAAAAGAATGAGTATTATTACGAGGGCGGAATTAAATCCTATGTGGAGCATTTAAACCGTACGAGAGAAGTCCTTCACGAAGAACCAATTTATATTGAGGGTGAAAAAGAAGGCATTACGATTGAGGTGGCTCTTCAATATAACGACAGCTATACAGGCAACATCTATTCATTCGCTAACAATATCCATACCTATGAAGGTGGTACACACGAATTTGGCTTTAAAACAGCTTTGACGCGTGTGATTAATGATTATGCCCGTAAGCACGGGATCTTCAAGGAAAGTGATTCAAATCTCTCGGGAGATGACGTTCGTGAAGGTTTGACGGCAATCGTGTCAATTAAGCATCCAGATCCACAGTTCGAAGGCCAAACGAAAACAAAGCTCGGAAATTCCGAGGTCCGTACGGTAACTGATACACTGTTTTCCGACCACTTTGAAAAATTCATGCTCGAAAATCCTAATGTCGCGAGAAAGATTGTCGACAAAGGACTCATGGCAGCAAGAGCAAGACTTGCGGCGAAAAAGGCGCGTGAGCTGACTAGAAGGAAGAGTGCACTTGAGATTTCAAGCTTGCCGGGCAAACTGGCTGACTGTTCTTCAAAGGACCCGGCCATCAGTGAAATATATGTCGTTGAGGGTGACTCTGCGGGCGGATCTGCCAAGCAGGGCCGTGACCGCCACTTCCAGGCGATCCTGCCATTACGCGGTAAAATCCTGAATGTTGAAAAATCACGTCTGGATAAAATTTTATCCAATAACGAGGTAAGAGCGATCATAACTGCGATTGGTACAGGAATCGGTGAAGACTTCGACCTTGCAAAAGCCCGTTACCAGAAAATCGTCATCATGACCGATGCCGATGTCGACGGCGCCCATATCCGTACTTTATTATTGACGTTCTTCTACCGATATATGAGAAAGATTCTAGAAGCAGGATACATTTATATTGCCCAGCCGCCTTTATACAAAATCCAGCAGGGCAAAAAAATCGAGTATGCTTATAACGACAAGCAGCTCGAACAAATCCTCGCGGAGCTTCCACAGCAGCCGAAGCCAGGCATCCAGCGCTATAAGGGTCTAGGTGAGATGAATCCTGAGCAGCTTTGGGAAACAACGATGAACCCTGAAACAAGGACACTGCTCCAGGTTAGCCTTGAAGATGCAATCGAATCGGATGAAACCTTTGAAATCCTGATGGGGGATAAGGTTGAACCTCGACGTAATTTCATCGAAGAGAATGCGCAGTATGTTAAGAACCTGGATATTTAA
- a CDS encoding HD-GYP domain-containing protein, which translates to MRVLTDNLKEGCILAEDVLSKTNRPIMNKKTVLSEYLIDILNVFLIKEVDVEKTMVNGLPFQGPSLGSDKKAGLNSIEGGEAFIDLFLQAKQSFKKEFISWQSGMQIDIAKLRTIIVPLIEQAEMTSSDIFNLHHYSTKTEYIYDHPLAVGIISAFIAKKLNYSKGDTTQIALAGILSDCGMAKISPTLLNKNTTLTVDEFEEIKKHPTYSYQMVKNSPLLKDGTKVAILQHHERMDGSGYPFGEKANRIHPFAKILAVADSFHAMTSERIYKPKHSPFKVLEMINEELFGEFDITALKALSSAIMNFSVGTKIRLSDGQAAEIIFVEEKNPARPMVKLLETDQILALEKNRYLHIEEFIK; encoded by the coding sequence TTGCGCGTATTAACAGACAACCTCAAAGAGGGCTGTATCCTTGCTGAAGATGTTCTAAGTAAAACAAATAGACCCATCATGAACAAAAAAACAGTTTTGTCAGAATACCTAATAGATATTTTAAATGTTTTCCTGATAAAAGAAGTGGATGTTGAGAAAACAATGGTTAATGGATTGCCTTTTCAGGGACCATCATTAGGCAGCGATAAAAAAGCGGGCTTGAATTCCATTGAAGGCGGAGAAGCTTTTATCGACTTGTTCTTACAGGCCAAGCAGAGCTTCAAGAAAGAATTTATCTCCTGGCAATCAGGCATGCAGATAGATATTGCTAAACTAAGAACAATCATTGTCCCACTGATCGAGCAGGCAGAGATGACTTCTTCGGATATATTCAATCTTCATCATTATTCGACCAAGACTGAGTACATATACGATCATCCACTGGCTGTAGGAATTATCAGTGCCTTCATCGCAAAAAAGCTGAATTACAGCAAAGGGGATACCACACAAATCGCACTTGCAGGCATTTTATCCGATTGCGGGATGGCAAAAATAAGTCCTACTCTATTAAATAAAAATACAACCTTAACAGTAGATGAATTTGAAGAGATTAAAAAACATCCTACATATAGCTATCAGATGGTAAAAAACAGTCCCTTGCTTAAGGACGGTACGAAAGTTGCTATTCTTCAACATCATGAAAGAATGGATGGCAGCGGCTATCCATTTGGCGAAAAGGCTAACAGGATTCACCCTTTTGCAAAAATCCTTGCCGTAGCCGATTCTTTCCATGCGATGACTTCAGAAAGGATTTATAAGCCTAAACACTCTCCATTTAAAGTGCTAGAGATGATCAATGAAGAGCTATTTGGGGAGTTTGATATTACCGCCTTGAAAGCATTGAGTTCTGCAATTATGAATTTTTCAGTTGGCACTAAGATTCGCCTTTCTGATGGACAGGCAGCTGAAATCATCTTTGTGGAAGAAAAGAATCCAGCAAGGCCAATGGTTAAATTACTGGAGACAGATCAGATTCTTGCACTGGAAAAGAATAGATACCTGCATATTGAGGAGTTCATTAAGTAG
- the recF gene encoding DNA replication/repair protein RecF (All proteins in this family for which functions are known are DNA-binding proteins that assist the filamentation of RecA onto DNA for the initiation of recombination or recombinational repair.), translating to MYIEELQLRNYRNYQGLEATFENKVNVILGENAQGKTNVMESIYVLAMAKSHRTSNDKDLIRWDEEYAKIEGRIKKSNGSLPMQLVISKKGKKAKVNHLEQRKLSQYVGNMNVVMFAPEDLNLVKGSPQVRRRFVDMEIGQVSAVYLHDISQYNKILQQRNHYLKQLQIKKASDHTMLDILTEQFIQAAARIIVKRFEFLHLLEQWALPIHQGISRGLENLKIVYKPSAEVSEDDDLSKMIAVYEEKFAKIKTREIDRGTTMFGPHRDDLQFFVNGRDVQTFGSQGQQRTTALSVKLAEIELINSEIGEYPILLLDDVLSELDDYRQSHLLNTIQGKVQTFVTTTSVDGIDHQTLREAATYKVKTGEMTRIQ from the coding sequence ATGTATATAGAGGAACTGCAATTAAGGAATTATCGCAATTACCAGGGGTTAGAGGCAACATTTGAAAACAAGGTCAATGTCATCCTTGGTGAAAATGCCCAGGGGAAAACGAATGTCATGGAGTCCATCTATGTGCTTGCGATGGCAAAATCACATCGGACCTCCAATGATAAAGATTTAATTCGCTGGGACGAGGAATATGCTAAAATAGAGGGACGGATTAAAAAAAGTAATGGATCATTGCCAATGCAGCTTGTCATTTCAAAAAAGGGCAAGAAGGCTAAAGTCAATCATCTTGAACAGAGGAAGCTAAGCCAATATGTCGGCAATATGAATGTCGTCATGTTTGCCCCTGAGGATCTTAACCTTGTGAAAGGGAGCCCTCAGGTAAGAAGAAGATTTGTCGATATGGAGATAGGGCAGGTATCGGCGGTTTATCTGCATGATATCAGCCAGTACAATAAAATTCTCCAGCAAAGGAATCATTATCTGAAACAGCTTCAGATCAAAAAGGCATCAGACCATACCATGCTCGATATCCTGACCGAACAATTTATCCAGGCGGCTGCCAGGATCATTGTGAAGCGATTCGAATTTCTCCATTTGCTCGAACAGTGGGCATTGCCGATCCATCAGGGAATATCCAGAGGGCTGGAGAACTTAAAAATAGTCTATAAACCTTCAGCAGAGGTATCAGAAGATGATGATTTGTCGAAAATGATAGCAGTGTATGAAGAAAAATTTGCTAAAATAAAGACAAGAGAGATTGACCGGGGGACCACCATGTTTGGGCCGCACCGGGATGATCTGCAATTTTTCGTGAATGGCCGTGATGTCCAGACATTCGGATCACAAGGTCAGCAGCGGACAACAGCACTGTCGGTAAAATTGGCAGAAATTGAATTGATCAATTCAGAGATTGGTGAGTATCCAATCCTGTTACTTGATGATGTCCTGTCTGAGTTAGATGATTATCGCCAATCCCACTTATTGAATACCATCCAGGGGAAAGTTCAAACCTTCGTCACGACCACTAGTGTGGATGGAATCGACCATCAGACATTAAGAGAAGCGGCCACTTATAAAGTGAAAACCGGAGAAATGACAAGAATCCAATGA